Proteins encoded within one genomic window of Mya arenaria isolate MELC-2E11 chromosome 13, ASM2691426v1:
- the LOC128214675 gene encoding pancreatic triacylglycerol lipase-like — protein MRVLAVFLGLVLGSNGFLFTRSVCYNDDGIGCFSNGSPYNNAKGNLPESPAHIQIKFLLYTRVNTHSPQHVSKEPLSIKQSHFQGSRRTAFIIHGYTDNGHSEWLTRMARAILQREDANVFVVDWEKGADNVNYAKSAANTRVVGALLAQFITVLHDTSGARYGDVHLIGHSLGSHISGYAGERIHGLGRITGLDPAGPLFENKDARVRLDPTDALFVDAIHTDGDSLLELGFGLEQPVADVDYFPNGGEKQPGCPNEIGKHLFSLITGKIGALVDGVACSHMRVLDLFIESINSPCHFRSYPCASLADYKAGRCTSCGAGCANMGFDSNTGHPHHGTYYLSTHGATPYCAQ, from the exons ATGAGAGTACTGGCCGTGTTCCTCGGGCTAGTCCTCGGCTCAAATG GTTTTCTGTTTACGCGCAGCGTGTGTTACAATGACGACGGCATCGGGTGTTTCAGTAACGGATCCCCATACAACAACGCCAAGGGTAACCTGCCCGAGTCCCCCGCACATATACAG ATAAAGTTCCTGTTGTACACGCGGGTAAACACGCATTCCCCGCAGCACGTGAGTAAGGAACCCCTGTCCATCAAGCAATCACACTTCCAGGGAAGCCGGCGGACCGCCTTTATTATCCACGGATATACGGATAACGGCCACAGTGAGTGGCTGACAAGGATGGCGCGGGCCATTTTACAAAGG GAGGATGCGAATGTATTTGTTGTGGACTGGGAAAAAGGTGCAGACAACGTGAACTACGCGAAGTCCGCCGCCAACACGCGGGTCGTTGGCGCCCTCTTGGCACAGTTCATTACTGTCTTGCACGACACTTCCGGTGCGCGGTACGGAGACGTCCACCTGATCGGCCACAGTCTCGGCTCCCACATTTCTGGGTACGCAGGAGAGAGGATACACGGACTGGGCAGGATTACAG GTCTGGATCCAGCTGGACCCCTATTTGAGAATAAGGACGCGCGCGTGCGGCTTGACCCTACTGACGCGCTGTTCGTGGATGCAATCCATACAGACGGAGATTCCCTCCTCGAACTAG GTTTTGGCCTTGAGCAGCCTGTCGCTGATGTTGACTACTTCCCCAACGGCGGTGAAAAACAGCCCGGTTGCCCGAACGAGATCGGCAAACACCTCTTCTCCCTAATCACTGGCAAAATCGGGG CTCTGGTTGACGGTGTAGCATGCAGTCATATGCGGGTATTAGACTTGTTCATCGAGTCCATCAACTCCCCGTGTCACTTCCGGTCGTATCCATGTGCGTCTTTGGCAGACTACAAGGCCGGACGCTGCACCTCCTGTGGAGCCGGATGTGCCAACATGGGGTTCGACTCTAACACGGGCCACCCCCATCATGGCACCTACTACCTATCAACCCATGGGGCGACACCTTACTGTGCACAGTAA